The Myxococcales bacterium genome has a segment encoding these proteins:
- a CDS encoding Gfo/Idh/MocA family oxidoreductase, whose translation MKPRLEDEGEGQVRGAARVTQVKGRPRPAQRAGRAAPGRAPDPPRQSAARRYMQRPLRWAVVGMGHFAQTHVLPAFRARGAGELRFIVTEDPTKARALSRAYDTEAIDYDHLESMLRSDEVDVVYVTVPNHRHRELTVRALRAGKHVLCEKPMAVSVRECREMAQAAEEAGVKLMIGYRLHFEKANLAAVDLIRAGRLGEPRFFSSAFSFQVEPDNVRTLPTHEGGGVLYDVGVYCINAARSLFGEEPVCATAVSASRPGDGRFEDNPEQVSAVLEFPEGKLASFVVSFGAASVNFYTVAGTEGSLSLEPAYSLASPMHLVMTTRKGRNVNRRIDKHDQVAAELVYFNECIRDDVEPEPSAEEGIADVAIVEAILRSAREGRPIPLGLSPRKHPTGAQARQRRAPAKTPKVVSASGPGSS comes from the coding sequence ATGAAGCCGCGGCTGGAGGATGAGGGGGAGGGCCAAGTCAGAGGGGCCGCTCGCGTGACACAGGTGAAGGGGCGCCCGAGGCCGGCACAGCGGGCAGGCCGGGCCGCCCCGGGGCGCGCGCCTGATCCCCCGCGGCAGTCGGCGGCGCGGCGCTACATGCAGCGGCCGCTGCGCTGGGCCGTGGTGGGTATGGGGCACTTCGCCCAGACCCACGTTCTGCCCGCGTTTCGCGCCCGGGGTGCCGGTGAGTTGCGCTTCATCGTGACCGAAGATCCCACGAAGGCGCGCGCCCTCAGCCGGGCGTACGACACCGAGGCGATCGACTACGACCATCTCGAAAGCATGCTCAGGTCCGACGAGGTCGACGTGGTCTACGTGACCGTGCCGAACCACCGCCACCGTGAGCTCACGGTGCGAGCGCTGCGGGCGGGCAAACACGTGCTGTGCGAAAAGCCCATGGCCGTGTCCGTGAGGGAGTGTCGGGAGATGGCGCAGGCCGCGGAGGAAGCCGGTGTGAAGTTGATGATCGGCTACCGCCTGCACTTCGAGAAGGCCAATCTGGCCGCCGTCGACCTGATACGAGCCGGTCGCCTGGGTGAGCCGCGCTTTTTCAGCTCGGCGTTCTCGTTTCAGGTGGAGCCTGACAACGTGCGGACCCTGCCCACACACGAGGGAGGTGGTGTGCTCTACGATGTGGGCGTCTACTGCATCAACGCGGCTCGCTCGCTCTTTGGCGAGGAGCCTGTGTGCGCGACCGCGGTGTCCGCCAGCCGCCCGGGGGACGGCCGCTTCGAGGACAATCCCGAGCAAGTCTCGGCCGTGCTCGAGTTTCCCGAGGGCAAGCTCGCGAGCTTCGTCGTGTCTTTCGGCGCCGCCAGCGTGAACTTCTATACGGTGGCAGGCACCGAGGGGTCTCTGTCTCTCGAGCCCGCGTATAGCCTGGCCTCGCCCATGCACCTGGTGATGACCACGCGCAAGGGACGCAACGTCAACCGCCGCATCGACAAACACGATCAGGTCGCGGCCGAGCTCGTGTACTTCAACGAGTGCATTCGTGATGACGTGGAGCCCGAGCCCTCGGCAGAGGAGGGCATCGCGGACGTGGCCATCGTGGAAGCGATCTTGCGTTCGGCTCGCGAGGGGCGCCCGATCCCCCTCGGCCTGTCGCCTCGCAAGCACCCCACGGGGGCGCAGGCGCGGCAAAGGCGTGCCCCTGCCAAAACCCCGAAGGTGGTGAGCGCCTCCGGGCCAGGTTCATCGTAG
- a CDS encoding outer membrane protein assembly factor, with protein MSRCHVAVGVLARATLAGLICLAGVPAAAKTTEFGAVPLVGGDSDNGFGFGGIASVAAPDPQRPPYRWSLEAGGFITFDTRDDRPASPYQDLYLRWVAPRLGGGRLWAEARGSWTRENALDYYGIGNASVRPADSDSDRDAYARRHPEVYLRVRLRLWGPWALALGQTFAHNGLAIPSRSFVARDLRAPPEGFAAAFRTVGDHGVARSEGGVVFDTRDTELSPTKGQFHVLRARVSPRLGEALPYGYQQLNLTLRGYRALGAPTRVLAGRLVGDVLFGDAPFYELTRFDDTNAVGGPKGVRGVPAQRFYGKVKLFSNLELRALLLRFRLAGKAFSLGSVTFFDVGRVWSDLSPSRALDGTGLGLHYGLGAGLRLTQGSTFVVRADLAWSPDARPLGAYVSAGQVF; from the coding sequence GTGTCTCGGTGTCACGTGGCGGTGGGCGTCCTTGCCAGGGCCACTCTGGCGGGGCTGATCTGCCTTGCGGGCGTTCCGGCCGCGGCGAAGACGACCGAATTTGGGGCGGTGCCGCTCGTGGGCGGTGACAGCGACAATGGGTTCGGCTTTGGGGGCATCGCCAGTGTGGCGGCGCCCGACCCGCAGCGCCCGCCTTATCGCTGGAGCCTGGAGGCGGGCGGATTCATCACCTTCGACACACGGGATGACCGCCCGGCGAGCCCCTACCAGGATCTCTACCTGCGCTGGGTGGCGCCCCGGCTCGGGGGCGGCAGGCTGTGGGCCGAGGCCCGGGGCTCGTGGACCCGCGAAAACGCGCTCGACTACTACGGCATCGGCAACGCCAGCGTGCGGCCCGCCGACAGCGATTCCGATCGAGATGCCTATGCGCGCCGCCATCCGGAGGTGTATCTGAGGGTGCGGCTGCGGCTTTGGGGCCCGTGGGCGCTGGCACTTGGCCAAACCTTCGCCCACAACGGGCTGGCCATTCCTTCGCGCAGCTTCGTCGCCCGGGACCTGAGGGCACCGCCCGAAGGTTTTGCGGCCGCCTTCCGCACGGTGGGGGACCACGGGGTGGCGCGCAGCGAAGGCGGCGTGGTCTTCGACACGCGCGACACCGAACTTTCGCCCACGAAGGGCCAGTTTCACGTGCTCAGGGCACGGGTCAGCCCCCGCCTGGGAGAGGCGCTGCCTTACGGCTACCAGCAACTCAATCTGACCCTGCGCGGGTACCGTGCGCTGGGCGCGCCCACGCGGGTGTTGGCCGGCCGCCTGGTGGGCGATGTGTTGTTCGGGGATGCGCCGTTTTACGAGCTGACCCGCTTCGACGATACCAACGCCGTGGGAGGGCCCAAGGGCGTGCGCGGGGTGCCCGCGCAGCGGTTCTACGGCAAGGTGAAGCTGTTCTCGAACCTCGAGCTGCGTGCGCTGCTGCTGCGTTTTCGCCTCGCGGGCAAGGCGTTTTCGCTCGGCAGTGTGACGTTCTTCGATGTGGGGCGGGTGTGGTCGGATCTTTCGCCCAGCCGCGCGCTGGACGGCACGGGGCTGGGGCTTCACTACGGTCTCGGCGCGGGTCTGCGCCTCACGCAGGGAAGCACCTTTGTCGTGCGGGCCGATCTCGCCTGGTCGCCCGACGCGCGCCCGCTGGGGGCCTACGTGAGTGCAGGGCAGGTGTTTTGA
- the ubiA gene encoding putative 4-hydroxybenzoate polyprenyltransferase: MKPTSAPPSLSLPDPVTPPRGVLAQVRTFGRMIKFSHTVFALPFALAAAAMASRTHALTWPRLGAIVVAMAAARTAAMGWNRIVDRHFDARNPRTANREIPRGLVPLRTAVALVLLSSAIFIAVSAYLGPLCLALSPVALGLVLGYSYTKRFTWLCHLVLGFAIAAGPAGAWIAVTGGLAAPALWLMLAVTTWIGGFDILYALADRGFDESAQLRSIPVRFGVKGALWISGGLHGVTLVALVFTGLSGGLQAIYFAGLAVIAGILVWEHSILRPSDLSRLDMAFFNLNGYVSVAFLVATLTDLWL, from the coding sequence ATGAAGCCGACCTCCGCCCCCCCTAGCCTCTCCCTGCCCGATCCTGTCACCCCGCCTCGCGGCGTCCTCGCCCAGGTGAGGACCTTCGGGCGCATGATCAAGTTCAGCCACACCGTCTTCGCCCTGCCCTTTGCCTTGGCCGCGGCGGCGATGGCCTCGCGCACCCACGCGCTCACCTGGCCTCGATTGGGTGCGATCGTGGTGGCGATGGCCGCCGCCCGCACCGCCGCTATGGGCTGGAACCGCATCGTCGATCGGCACTTCGACGCCCGCAACCCACGTACGGCGAACCGTGAGATCCCCCGCGGCCTCGTTCCTCTCCGTACGGCCGTGGCCCTCGTGCTGCTCTCGAGCGCGATCTTCATCGCCGTGTCGGCCTACCTGGGACCCCTGTGCCTGGCGCTAAGCCCGGTGGCCCTGGGCTTGGTGCTGGGCTACTCCTACACCAAGCGCTTCACCTGGCTTTGCCACCTCGTGCTGGGCTTTGCGATCGCGGCCGGACCCGCAGGCGCCTGGATCGCCGTCACGGGGGGCCTGGCCGCGCCCGCCCTGTGGCTGATGCTGGCGGTCACCACCTGGATCGGAGGCTTCGACATCCTTTACGCCCTGGCCGATCGGGGCTTCGATGAAAGCGCCCAGCTGCGCTCGATCCCGGTGCGCTTCGGCGTGAAAGGCGCGCTGTGGATCTCGGGCGGGCTGCACGGGGTGACGCTCGTTGCGCTCGTGTTCACGGGGCTTTCGGGCGGCCTGCAGGCCATCTACTTCGCAGGCCTCGCCGTGATCGCGGGCATCCTCGTGTGGGAGCACAGCATCCTGCGCCCCTCGGATCTGTCCCGGCTCGACATGGCGTTTTTCAACCTGAACGGGTACGTGTCGGTCGCCTTTTTGGTGGCCACGCTGACGGACCTGTGGCTTTGA
- a CDS encoding amidohydrolase family protein, whose amino-acid sequence MAHEGRTGQLVSASWVVPITAPPLREGAVWLDAEGSIVAVGPAEVLAKQAGPARQRHVHGTLLPALVNAHTHLELSALAGGVPGGEGLVPWVGRLQRAAGDVADAARLAAAHRAAASAHRAGTIALGDVGNGLGCVEALGQVPLEGSFFHEILGSRDDGSGAGLEALRAEQEALVRAGHWPLRFRYVQAPHAPYSGGPALLARLFAAAQAAGQRTTIHLAEDTDELALLETGVGAWAPVLARLGVPPGSRTPGMGPGPYLERLGAFAGPPAPLLVHMCLAGEPEIVRARAAAAPVVLCLRSNQHISGRAPPVPAMVDAGLTLALGTDSLASVASLSLWDEMKALAGAFPALPPHLWLEAATHGGAIALERPWLGSLTPGQRPGVLAVPVEAPHAEALLRTLVQGAPTSVEWMT is encoded by the coding sequence ATGGCGCACGAGGGCCGCACGGGCCAACTGGTGAGCGCCTCCTGGGTGGTGCCCATCACGGCTCCGCCCTTGCGTGAGGGCGCCGTGTGGCTGGACGCCGAGGGAAGCATCGTGGCCGTGGGGCCCGCCGAGGTCCTCGCAAAACAGGCAGGGCCCGCGCGGCAGCGGCACGTGCACGGCACCCTCTTGCCCGCCCTGGTGAACGCGCACACCCACCTCGAACTTTCGGCGCTCGCAGGCGGCGTGCCCGGGGGCGAGGGCCTCGTGCCCTGGGTGGGGCGCCTGCAGCGGGCGGCCGGCGACGTGGCCGACGCCGCGCGCCTGGCCGCGGCTCACAGGGCCGCTGCGTCTGCGCATCGGGCGGGAACGATCGCGCTTGGGGACGTGGGCAACGGTCTTGGATGCGTCGAGGCGCTCGGGCAGGTCCCCCTGGAAGGCAGTTTTTTTCACGAGATCCTGGGCTCCCGCGACGACGGAAGCGGCGCGGGCCTCGAGGCCTTGCGGGCCGAGCAAGAAGCGCTCGTGCGGGCGGGCCACTGGCCGCTGCGGTTCCGCTACGTGCAGGCCCCCCACGCGCCCTACTCGGGTGGCCCCGCGCTGCTGGCGCGGCTGTTCGCGGCCGCGCAGGCGGCCGGGCAACGCACCACGATCCACCTCGCCGAGGACACCGACGAGCTCGCGCTGCTCGAGACGGGCGTCGGGGCCTGGGCGCCCGTGCTCGCGCGCCTGGGTGTGCCGCCCGGCAGCCGCACCCCCGGCATGGGCCCGGGCCCCTACCTCGAGCGGCTCGGCGCCTTCGCGGGCCCCCCGGCGCCCTTGCTCGTGCACATGTGTCTGGCGGGCGAGCCGGAGATCGTCAGGGCGCGCGCCGCCGCCGCGCCCGTGGTGCTCTGCCTGCGCTCGAACCAACACATCAGCGGCCGCGCACCACCCGTGCCCGCGATGGTCGATGCCGGGCTGACCCTGGCGCTCGGCACCGACAGCCTGGCGTCGGTGGCCTCGCTCTCCCTCTGGGACGAAATGAAGGCCCTGGCCGGTGCCTTTCCCGCGCTGCCGCCCCACCTGTGGCTCGAAGCCGCCACCCACGGGGGCGCCATCGCCCTCGAAAGGCCCTGGTTGGGCTCGCTTACGCCTGGCCAACGCCCGGGGGTGCTCGCGGTGCCCGTCGAAGCGCCCCACGCCGAAGCTTTGCTCCGCACCCTCGTCCAGGGCGCGCCGACCTCTGTGGAATGGATGACATGA
- the mqnC gene encoding dehypoxanthine futalosine cyclase, producing the protein MSAPDRKLRLAAVSFLNARPITYALERGLGRMGERFELTYDLPSRCADRLAHGEVDLALLPTASLATIEGELRVVPGVAVAGKGPVRTVLLVGEVPWEEMEFIGTDSASRTSATLVKLLSHERGLSPGFALTAHETLVDSVQGRRGALMIGDPAFAAAERFPYVYDLGTEWTRWVGLPFVYAVWAGRPGAVEGEAVALLKESLRQGLEHRAEIARGWAENSHLSPEACEAYLTRNIRYQLGAEELSGATAFFTRAHAAGLLPRKPPLRFFDDGRPERPITTVRTAAPLPVPRTGVDHPNKSIDALLTDAAAGQRLGYEDALRLYAEAPTLDLGAAADLRRKSLHGDGVVTYIIDRNVNYTNVCVTRCKFCNFYRPPGRADGYTLPKDVLAQKLKETVDLGGVQILLQGGLNPDLPLAYYEDLFRWMKANFPLAIHGLSPEEIRYIAELENLSLRAVIERLVDAGLDSIPGGGAEILDDEIRERISPLKCSTETWLEVMRQAHALGLRTTGTLVFGFGETPQHIFNHLEHLRALQDETGGFTAYICWPFQAEGTRLKLKDDTTAMRYLRVFALSRLYLDNFPSLQVSWPTMGPEVGQVALRFGGNDFGSAMIEENVVSQAGAVFKLSAQDIERYVREAGFLPRRRNMRYELLPSSQR; encoded by the coding sequence ATGAGCGCGCCTGACCGCAAGCTGCGCCTGGCCGCCGTTTCGTTTCTGAACGCGCGGCCCATCACGTACGCGCTCGAGCGGGGCCTGGGCCGGATGGGCGAACGCTTCGAGCTCACCTACGATCTGCCCTCGCGCTGCGCCGACAGGCTCGCGCACGGCGAGGTGGATCTGGCGCTGCTGCCCACCGCCTCGCTCGCGACCATCGAGGGTGAGCTGCGCGTGGTGCCGGGCGTGGCGGTGGCGGGCAAGGGCCCCGTGCGCACGGTGTTGTTGGTCGGCGAAGTGCCATGGGAAGAGATGGAGTTCATCGGCACCGACAGCGCGTCGCGGACGTCGGCGACGCTGGTCAAGCTGCTGTCCCACGAGCGCGGGCTCTCCCCGGGCTTCGCGCTCACCGCACACGAGACCTTGGTGGACAGCGTGCAGGGCCGCCGGGGCGCACTGATGATCGGTGACCCCGCGTTCGCAGCCGCCGAGCGCTTCCCCTACGTCTACGATCTCGGCACCGAATGGACGCGCTGGGTGGGCCTGCCCTTCGTCTACGCCGTGTGGGCCGGGCGGCCGGGCGCGGTGGAGGGTGAAGCGGTGGCGCTGCTCAAGGAGAGCCTTCGTCAGGGGCTCGAACACCGGGCCGAGATCGCCCGCGGCTGGGCCGAAAACTCGCATCTTTCTCCCGAGGCCTGCGAGGCCTATCTCACCCGCAACATCCGCTACCAGCTCGGGGCCGAAGAACTTTCGGGCGCCACGGCGTTTTTCACGCGGGCTCACGCGGCAGGCCTTTTGCCCCGCAAACCACCGTTGCGTTTCTTCGACGATGGCCGCCCCGAGCGCCCCATCACCACGGTCCGCACGGCTGCGCCTTTGCCCGTGCCCCGCACGGGCGTGGACCACCCGAACAAATCGATTGATGCCCTTCTCACGGACGCCGCCGCGGGCCAGCGCTTGGGGTACGAGGACGCGCTTCGGCTCTATGCCGAAGCCCCCACGCTGGATCTCGGCGCGGCCGCCGACCTGCGCCGCAAGTCCCTGCACGGCGATGGCGTGGTGACGTACATCATCGATCGGAACGTCAACTACACGAACGTGTGCGTGACCCGGTGCAAGTTCTGCAACTTCTACCGCCCACCGGGCCGCGCCGACGGCTACACCTTGCCCAAGGACGTGCTGGCGCAGAAGCTCAAGGAAACGGTCGATCTCGGCGGTGTTCAGATCCTGCTGCAGGGGGGCTTGAACCCCGATCTACCGCTTGCGTACTACGAGGATCTCTTCCGCTGGATGAAGGCCAACTTTCCTCTGGCGATCCATGGGCTGTCGCCCGAGGAGATCCGTTACATCGCCGAGCTCGAAAACCTGTCGCTGCGGGCCGTGATCGAACGGCTCGTGGACGCCGGCCTCGATTCCATTCCGGGCGGCGGCGCCGAGATCCTCGACGACGAGATCCGCGAGCGCATCTCGCCGCTCAAGTGCTCGACGGAGACCTGGCTCGAGGTCATGCGCCAGGCGCACGCGCTCGGGCTGCGCACCACGGGCACGTTGGTGTTCGGCTTTGGCGAGACCCCGCAGCACATCTTCAACCACCTCGAACATCTGCGGGCGCTGCAGGACGAAACGGGCGGTTTTACCGCGTACATCTGCTGGCCCTTCCAGGCCGAAGGCACCCGCCTCAAGCTCAAGGACGACACCACGGCCATGCGTTACTTGCGGGTGTTCGCGCTGTCGCGGCTTTACCTCGACAACTTTCCCAGTTTGCAGGTCTCGTGGCCCACGATGGGTCCCGAGGTGGGCCAGGTGGCGCTGCGCTTCGGCGGCAACGACTTCGGCAGCGCGATGATCGAGGAAAACGTGGTGTCGCAAGCCGGCGCGGTGTTCAAGCTCTCGGCGCAGGACATCGAACGCTACGTGCGCGAGGCGGGCTTTCTCCCGCGCCGCCGAAACATGCGCTACGAGCTTTTGCCCTCGTCGCAGCGCTGA
- the mqnE gene encoding aminofutalosine synthase MqnE, which yields MSTFSRIRDKVKDGEPLSFEDGVALFDHANLMELGALANEVRERMHGARTYFNRNFHINATNVCVASCRFCSFARLEEGSPQAQTLSLEEALGRLQRRVDVGEPVTEIHIVNGLHPGLPFSYYTDLLAGLKRIKPDIHLKAFTAVEVHYYHQRYGLSVKEVLEQLRAAGLDSLPGGGAEIFAPRVRKKVCDDKCNAEEWLAVHRTAHQMGMRSNCTMLYGHIETLEERVDHMLALRALQDETGGFQTFIPLAFHPDNNALMKLPAPTGIEDLRTYAVARLLLDNIPHLKAYWVMLGVKTAQTALWFGADDLDGTVQEEKIYHMAGAETPQTLAPDEIVRLIVNAGRTPVERDTLYNVIAEGDALVPQKPFRRNVSRRALEVVP from the coding sequence ATGAGCACGTTTTCCCGCATTCGCGACAAAGTCAAAGACGGCGAGCCTCTGTCCTTCGAGGACGGTGTCGCGCTCTTCGATCACGCCAACCTGATGGAGCTCGGCGCCCTGGCCAATGAGGTCCGGGAGCGGATGCACGGCGCGCGCACGTACTTCAACCGGAACTTCCACATCAACGCCACGAACGTCTGTGTGGCCAGCTGCCGGTTCTGCTCGTTCGCGCGGCTCGAGGAGGGCAGCCCCCAGGCGCAGACCCTTTCGCTCGAAGAAGCCCTCGGCCGTCTGCAAAGGCGCGTGGACGTGGGCGAGCCCGTGACGGAGATCCATATCGTCAATGGCCTTCACCCGGGCCTGCCGTTTTCCTACTACACGGACCTCCTCGCGGGTCTCAAGCGCATCAAGCCGGACATCCATCTCAAGGCCTTTACGGCGGTGGAAGTGCACTACTACCACCAGCGCTACGGACTCTCCGTAAAGGAGGTGCTGGAGCAGCTGCGGGCCGCCGGTCTCGATTCCCTGCCGGGCGGCGGCGCCGAGATCTTTGCCCCGCGGGTGCGCAAGAAGGTGTGCGACGACAAGTGCAACGCCGAAGAATGGCTGGCCGTACACCGCACGGCCCACCAGATGGGCATGCGATCGAACTGCACGATGCTCTACGGGCACATCGAGACCCTGGAAGAACGTGTGGACCACATGCTCGCGCTGCGCGCCCTGCAAGACGAAACAGGCGGCTTTCAGACCTTCATCCCCCTGGCCTTCCACCCCGACAACAACGCCCTCATGAAGCTGCCTGCGCCCACGGGCATCGAAGACCTGCGCACGTACGCGGTGGCCCGGTTGCTTCTGGACAACATCCCGCACCTCAAGGCGTACTGGGTGATGCTGGGGGTGAAGACGGCGCAAACGGCGCTTTGGTTCGGTGCCGATGATCTCGATGGCACCGTGCAAGAGGAAAAGATCTATCACATGGCCGGTGCGGAGACGCCGCAGACCCTGGCCCCCGACGAGATCGTGCGCCTCATCGTCAACGCCGGGCGCACCCCTGTCGAGCGCGACACGCTCTACAACGTGATCGCCGAAGGCGACGCCCTGGTCCCGCAAAAGCCCTTCCGCCGCAACGTGAGCCGCCGCGCGCTGGAGGTGGTGCCATGA
- a CDS encoding UbiX family flavin prenyltransferase yields MRPGPRKIVVAVGGASGAIYAQRLLLSLAALRDAGEPLEVGVCFSRAGEQVWKHELGGPPDLPFRRYERSDFSAPFASGSAGWHAMVVVPCSAGGLARIAHGISDDLVGRAADVMLKERRKLVLVFRETPLSLLHIENMAAVTRAGAVVLPASPSFYSQPRGVEALVDTVNARVLDHLGLDNRLMPRWGEGPEGTLV; encoded by the coding sequence ATGCGCCCGGGCCCCCGCAAAATCGTGGTGGCCGTGGGCGGCGCCTCGGGCGCGATCTACGCACAACGCCTGCTGCTCAGCCTGGCTGCGCTTCGGGACGCGGGCGAGCCCCTGGAGGTGGGTGTCTGCTTCTCGCGCGCCGGTGAGCAGGTGTGGAAGCACGAGCTGGGTGGCCCCCCGGACCTGCCGTTTCGTCGCTACGAACGTTCGGACTTTTCGGCCCCGTTCGCCTCGGGCTCGGCGGGCTGGCACGCCATGGTGGTGGTGCCGTGTTCAGCGGGTGGCCTCGCGCGCATCGCTCACGGCATCTCGGACGACCTCGTGGGCCGGGCGGCGGACGTGATGCTCAAGGAGCGACGCAAGCTGGTGCTCGTGTTCCGCGAGACCCCCTTGTCGCTGCTGCACATCGAGAACATGGCGGCCGTCACGCGCGCGGGCGCCGTGGTGTTGCCCGCGAGCCCTTCGTTCTACAGCCAGCCCCGCGGGGTCGAGGCCCTGGTCGACACCGTGAACGCCCGGGTGCTGGATCACCTGGGCCTCGACAACCGCCTGATGCCCCGGTGGGGCGAGGGCCCGGAAGGAACCCTGGTCTGA
- a CDS encoding ubiquinone/menaquinone biosynthesis methyltransferase, with protein MPAASAPPPPSLAARTDVRGMFDRIAGRYDAANRVMSAGVDKRWRKQALLPLLETAGAAPCLLDLGAGTLDGSIEIARRAPGARVAAADFAQQMLRVGVGKVPAPACVAPHGADGHHLPYRAQVFDGAFSAFCVRNLVNRPQAFAELRRVLKPGARLVVLEFFRPERPRFFFDRLYNKHILPLVGWAVTGDRDAYRYLPDSIAAFASRREVQGELEAAGFASVTGRELFPAGVASLVVAQ; from the coding sequence ATGCCCGCCGCGAGCGCCCCTCCCCCACCCTCGTTGGCCGCGCGCACCGACGTGCGCGGTATGTTCGATCGGATCGCGGGCCGTTACGATGCCGCCAACCGGGTGATGTCCGCCGGGGTGGACAAGCGCTGGCGCAAGCAAGCGCTCCTGCCGCTTCTCGAGACCGCGGGCGCCGCGCCCTGCCTGCTGGACCTCGGCGCGGGCACGCTGGACGGCTCGATCGAGATCGCACGCCGCGCGCCCGGTGCGCGGGTGGCGGCCGCCGACTTTGCCCAGCAGATGCTGCGGGTGGGCGTGGGCAAGGTGCCAGCCCCAGCCTGCGTGGCCCCACACGGGGCGGACGGGCACCACCTGCCCTACCGGGCGCAGGTCTTCGATGGGGCGTTCAGCGCGTTTTGCGTACGGAACCTCGTGAACCGCCCGCAGGCCTTTGCGGAGCTGCGGCGCGTGCTCAAGCCCGGTGCCCGCCTCGTGGTGCTGGAGTTCTTCCGCCCCGAGCGCCCGCGCTTTTTCTTCGACCGTTTGTACAACAAGCACATCCTGCCCCTGGTCGGGTGGGCGGTGACGGGTGACCGCGACGCTTATCGGTACCTGCCGGACTCCATCGCGGCCTTCGCCAGCCGCCGCGAGGTACAAGGCGAGCTCGAGGCCGCGGGCTTTGCCTCCGTGACGGGGCGGGAGCTGTTTCCGGCCGGCGTGGCGTCGCTGGTGGTGGCGCAATGA
- a CDS encoding polyprenyl synthetase family protein yields MSETARVNVQPASPSAPPMAAGMSTSAALERGLALVAEEMKHVDERLSAAMESQVGPIPKVGEHLLAAGGKRLRPLLAVLAARAAHAPVELGIAVGVAAELIHSATLFHDDVVDDGRVRRGRPAARMVFGNGVVVLVGDFCLARALALVSATGHLPVVQSLAATVTEMAEGEVSQLERAGRVDVTVSGYMDVIDRKTGSLISWCARVGDALDPGPLEAMTTYGRMVGRAFQIADDILDCAVDEATAGKSVGHDLAEGKLTLPVLLAAELDPAVQQALARHMTDTGMAAPATAEVLRLVQRCGGVEAARRHAHRLVEQAQAALGALPDSPYRQALSALAWLSVERVV; encoded by the coding sequence ATGAGCGAAACCGCCCGCGTCAACGTTCAACCCGCCTCCCCTTCGGCGCCCCCGATGGCCGCGGGTATGAGCACGTCCGCTGCCCTCGAGCGAGGTTTGGCCCTGGTGGCCGAAGAAATGAAACACGTGGACGAGCGTCTGTCCGCGGCGATGGAAAGCCAGGTAGGGCCGATCCCAAAGGTGGGGGAGCATCTGCTGGCGGCGGGCGGAAAGCGGCTCCGACCCTTGCTGGCGGTGCTCGCTGCCCGCGCCGCTCATGCCCCGGTCGAGTTGGGCATCGCAGTGGGCGTAGCCGCCGAGTTGATTCACAGCGCCACGCTCTTTCACGACGACGTCGTGGACGACGGGCGTGTCCGCCGCGGACGCCCGGCCGCCCGCATGGTGTTCGGCAACGGCGTCGTCGTTCTGGTGGGCGACTTCTGCCTGGCCCGGGCTCTGGCGTTGGTCAGCGCCACCGGTCACCTGCCGGTCGTCCAGTCCCTGGCCGCGACAGTCACGGAGATGGCGGAGGGTGAGGTTTCGCAGTTGGAACGTGCGGGACGGGTGGACGTTACGGTTTCGGGATACATGGACGTCATCGACCGCAAGACGGGCTCGCTCATCTCATGGTGCGCACGCGTTGGTGACGCACTGGACCCAGGGCCCCTCGAAGCCATGACGACCTACGGGCGCATGGTGGGCCGCGCCTTCCAAATCGCCGACGACATCCTCGACTGCGCGGTGGACGAAGCCACGGCCGGCAAGTCGGTGGGCCACGACCTGGCCGAGGGCAAACTGACCTTGCCGGTCTTGTTGGCCGCCGAGCTCGACCCCGCCGTACAGCAGGCGCTGGCCCGGCACATGACGGACACGGGTATGGCCGCGCCCGCCACGGCCGAGGTGCTGAGGCTGGTGCAGCGCTGCGGAGGCGTCGAAGCCGCGCGGCGCCACGCCCACCGGCTGGTGGAGCAAGCACAGGCGGCTCTCGGCGCTTTGCCCGACAGCCCCTATCGGCAGGCCCTCTCGGCGTTGGCCTGGCTCTCCGTGGAGCGGGTGGTCTGA
- a CDS encoding YfhL family 4Fe-4S dicluster ferredoxin has translation MATYITEECINCGACEPECPNEAISEGDSIYVIDPNLCTECVGFHDHEACQAVCPVECCLPDPNHAEAEAELLARARALHPGQAFPDLDVLPASLSRFRKLG, from the coding sequence ATGGCCACGTACATCACAGAGGAATGCATCAACTGCGGCGCCTGCGAGCCCGAATGCCCGAACGAGGCAATCAGCGAAGGCGACTCGATTTACGTGATCGACCCGAACCTGTGCACCGAATGCGTGGGCTTTCACGACCACGAGGCCTGCCAGGCCGTATGCCCGGTCGAATGCTGTCTGCCCGATCCCAATCACGCCGAAGCCGAAGCGGAGTTGCTGGCGCGCGCTCGTGCGCTGCACCCCGGACAAGCCTTTCCCGATCTCGACGTGCTGCCCGCCAGCCTGTCGCGGTTCAGAAAGCTCGGCTAG